TGTATCAGCTTTTCAAGAGAGCGGGAAGCGTTTGGTCGTGATTGGTGATGGCCCTGAACGCAAAAAGCTAGAAAGAGCGGCAGCGGACAACATCGTTTTTCTTGGGAAACAACCATTCAGTGTACTTAAAGAACATTATGAAACTTGCCGCGCATTCGTCTTTCCGGGCATAGAAGACTTCGGGATCACTCCGGTTGAGGCGCAGGCGGCAGGAGCACCGGTCATCGCCTTCGGCATGGGTGGGGCATTGGAAACCGTTGTCGAGGACCACACGGGCATATTTTTCAAAAAGCAAACAACGTGGTCATTAAACGAAGCGTTATCGCGAATCGACGAACTATACGACTGCAATCCGCACCTGCACTCATGCTGCCGCAAGCATGCAGAACATTTTAATCCGGGCGTTTTCAGATCGAAATTCAGCAAAGAAGTTGAGAACACGGTAGCAGATGGCCATATTTGATAGGCCGCCGACATTTAGAACTGGCTGTTCAAGCGGAATTGACCGTTTCTACCGCTTTCAACAAGAGCTCTATTTTCCGGGACTGCAAGAGACATGGGATAGTGGTGTAAATGCTAAAGAGACGCTTAGCGATCAGGCTAAAATCGACAGAGAATTTTCTAGTTCGGCTCCTGGTAATCCTTTCGCACTGGAAAAGCATTGGCGGCCTAACCATCTATGGCCATTTACTAATGCCATTATTAGGCGTCATTGGCCTCTTTCGAGGGCGAATTACTCCGATCCTGCTGCTTCCCTTTATTGCAATCTTTATCAATGCCATGGGGTTCTTGCTGCGTCACGAATTGAACGCCGAGTCTCTGGCTCGCCTTGTGCAGCTTACTGGTTGCGTCGGCTTCTGTCACTTCATCGCCCAAGACAAAAGTATTTTATCGCAACGGTGGGAATACGTCCTGCTGTTCCTCATCACGGCCACCGCTTTGCTAGGGGAGCTGTTCGTGGTTGGGCCTGATCAGTTTCGCAACGTGCTTGGCCGTTCCGTACCGCGTCTAAGCGGAACGCAAGAAGGAGTAAATTTCCTCGCGGCGACGGTAGGTTTCCTGTCACTTCTCTGCGTCGCCCGACGCTACTACATCCTAGCATTTCTTTTTGTATTGTGCGGCGTACCAACATTGAGCCGAGGCGGGCTGCTTGCGTTCCTTTTTGCGCTTCCATTTGTGATAGCTCCTCAAATTCGATGGAACATCAAACACCTCAATCCGAGTCTTGTACGGAAAACTTTTACCTATGCGACAGTGAGCGTCCTGCTACTCTATCCAGTAGCATTACTGGCAATGGACCTGAACCACTCTTTGGTCGAGAGGATTGACGATCTTTCGACACACCGATTCAATTTCCATATAGCATACGCAAAGATTGGTAGCGCCCATCCACTTGCAGGCGTTGGTTACTTCCAAGGAGTTGAGTCTGTCGAATTCGTTGTGGACGATTCGCTGGCTTTCAGGAAATTCAACGAAGCACACTCAATCTATCTGCAGGTTTGGTCGGAGTTTGGCATCGTAAGCTATCTACTTTTCTCTTGCATGATTACATATAGTTGCCGTCGGTCCTTGGCGACGCGGAGCAAAGACCTCGGTTGCTTAATTTTTGCCTTGATCTCATTTATGTTCCTCAATGGTCTCTCTGCATGGGCATTCTGGCTGGCGATTGGCATTGCGATTCGCGGACCCGAACACAATGATACGTAGGCTCATCGGTGTACTGTTTAGTGGACTTGGGAGCCGCGCCTCCGTGTTCGCAATGAACGTTGTGCTGATGCACAAACTTCCCGGCGTAGAGGCTTTCGGGGCTTTTTCTTTCGCAATGGCTTTCATCACTACTCTTCCACGGTTCGTAACCCTTGGATGGCCGGTAATCCTGCCGCGACTATTGGCTGAGGGTCAGCGGGCTGACGATCCCGCCAGGTGCCGAGGAGCGATACTGACAAGTCTTTCAGTGGCTGCAATCGGCGGTATCGCTGCTGCAGTATCACTGAATTTGTTGCCGCAGAGCGTCAAGGAATCGATGGGGGGAAACTTCACTGTCCTATTGGTCAGCCTGAGTATTCCAGTCCTTGCGGTTCGACGCGTTTGGTTCAGGGCTCTAATCGGGTATGGAAAATCGGCGGTTGCGTTATTTTTGGATAACGGATTCGTTGCTAGCATCCTGGCCGTCGTATTTGTGTACGCTGGCAGAGTTTCACTAAACGACGTTTACAGCTGGCATCTGGGTTTAGTTCTGTTGTCATCAGTTCTAATGGCAACGATGGCTCGTCAATTCACGCACTCAAGTCGTTCTTTCAAACCATTGATTGACAAAACTTGGTGGTCAGCAGCGATCGCGACCACCTGGGCCGAAGGCGCAGCACTGCTGCTCGCGAATATAAGTGTGTTCACCCTGGGCGTACTCAAGCTTGAAGAGCAACTGGGTCTCTTTTCTGCCGGGTCGAGAATCTGCCTTGCGCTGGCTATATTCCCAACTCTTGTAAGCACCGCATACGAATCGGGATTTGCGAAATCCATGGCTAACTCTAACTTGATTGAAGCAAAAAGTGCATTCAAGCATTCGATGCTTATGTCCTCAATAATTGCAGTGCCTGTGTTTGTCCTGATTGCCACATTTCCATCGCCCATCCTTTACTACAGCTGCGGCCCAGAGTACGTATCAGCCGCCGCGATTTTGCAGATTCTAGCAGTTGGGCAGTTGGTCAACGCCCTCACGGGCCCCGTCACAAGCTTCCTGGTTTGCTGCAAACTAGAAGCAGTTGTGCAGCGCACTGCCGCCCTGGTGTGCATTGCATCAGTTTTTCTATCCTATTTTGCCATCATCCAGCATGGCGCGATCGGCGCAGCGATTGTTGCCAGTGCAGGAATTGCTATCCTGAATCTCTGGAGACTGGCTGCGGTAATTGTGTTTTTACAGGAAAGTAGCGATGCCACGACCTAACTTCCTCTTGCTCGTCTACTACGCCCGATCAGGATCGACTTTCTTAGCGTCGCGAGTGGCACAGGAGGCACCGAGTGTCATTGTGTTACCCGAACTCGAGTTTCCGGTTCATTTGCTATATTGCGATACCCCGCAAGAACGACTCAAGCAGATGGCACTCGATGGCAGAACCGCTTCGCTAAACATCTCCTGGGAGCGACTCAAACGCTTGGCCGAAGACCCTGCCAATGAAAGCCTTTGTAGTTTTCTTACCGAGCTAGCGATCGAGTATAGAAAGAGCGTGAATCCGGGGCTAAGCCACGTCGCACCGCATTCGATTTTGCTGAAGCACGGCAAGTACATTAATGCGCACGCGGGGGTTCTCTCAAAGTCATTTGGTAGCTACAAGTGGCTTTCGATCTCAAGAGATCCGCGTGCATGCTTGTCTTCGGCGTGGAATACTACATCTATTTTTAAATATCGAAAAATGAGCAACTCTGGTCCGCTTCGCGCATGCATAAGATATCGCCGGTTTATGCGAATGATTACAAGCCTTGACGAGGAGAGAACATGCAGCATCCGCTACGAAGATCTAATTGGTGACTACGGTCAAACAATCGATGGCGTACTCAGTTTTGCTGGTGTTGAACGCAGCCCCCAATCAACTATTGCGTATAAGATTGGCCGACAAATGTCAGCCCACTCGAGAATACATGAAGCCCCAGAGCAGACCCGAGTCTACGGCTGGGAAGACGAATTACCGCTGCGGCACCGATTTATCATTGAAGCATCGCTACCCGACCTATGTAACGATCGCCAGATCGCAAATGCTTTGCCGAAGATGCATCAATGGCGTTTCTGGGCGATATCTTGCATAGAGTATCTGCTACTCGACCCATATCATTTTTTAGCTTCGCGACTAGTCACAAAAGAGCACTCTGCCCATGGTTAGACCAAATACAGTCATTGTCGGCGGTCCCAAATGTGGCACATCTTCGTTGGCAAGCTACCTCGGCCAGCACCCACATGCGTTCATCAGCAACCCTAAGGAACCACTCTACTGGGCGACTGATTATCCGAACGTTACATCCAAGATGCCGCAACCAATTGATACACTTTGCAAGTATGAAGGGCTCTTTGCTGAAGCCCATCATTGTAGCGTTCGGGCTGAGGCGTCGGCAATTTATCTTAGCTCAGATTCCGCGGTCCGTAATTTGCTTCAATACGCTCCCGAAATTAAATTCATTGCCTTGGTTCGTAACCCAGTAGATCTTGTATACGCATATCACCAGCAGATGTTATTTGCGCATTTCGAAGATGAGGCAGACTTTGAGACAGCATGGGGACTTCAGCCGACTCGGGTCCAAGGGGAGCGTGTTCCGGTAAATTGCCCATCCCCAGAGCTTCTTCATTATCGTCGAATCGGTTCGTTGGGGCAACAAATCGAACGCTTCTTCGATGCCGTGCCAGCATCCCAAAGAATCGTCTTTCGGTTCGATCAACTAGTCAAAGAGCCGCGGGTAGTCTGGCGGAAACTGCTCGATTTCCTGGACTTGGAAGACGATGGGCGAATTGAATTCCCCGTCGTAAATCAGGCAAAGAGCCATCGTTTTCGCATGATTTCGACGATGATCATGTCACCGCCGGCTCTGCTACAGCCACTAGCAGGTCGGCTTAGAACCTGGAGCAGGACGAATGACAATGCAGTTCTGAGACTCGCCAAAACCGCTCTAAAACGTCAGGCAGCACGACATCCTCTCCGGCCTGAATTTCGCCAACTACTGACGGAAGACTTCAGGAAAGATACCGAACTGCTGGCTAAGTTATTGCAATGCGATCTGAAGGAGTGGACGAGTGCCTAGTCCCACCCCAGTGCTGGCGAAGGACGTGACTCATTTCGAATCACCGCTTAGTCGCCAATCTCGCAACGTTCTAAAGAACTTTTTAGCAAAGACCTTTTCTAAACACGTCCACTCGGAAGAGTCAATATTCTTCTTTGTGACGCGAAGGAGCGGCTCAACATGGGTCACGGAATCAATCGCCAAGCAGGCTCGCGTTCGGTATTGCGAAGATCCGCTTATAGACCGTAATCTCCATGAACACTACCGCAAACTACTGCCGCATCCAGACTTTCAATTCATGAGCGTTGGCGAACACGCTGCCGAGCTACATGAATACATCTCGGGATTGCAAAACGGCCGGTACAGCGCTGGCTGCCCCTGGAATCCGCTGCGAAGCGACTTTCACAAGTCTACAACTAAGTGCATTTTCAAGTTTGCAAATGCCTTTGGAATCGCCCCTTGGCTCTGCGATATCTTTTCTGCGCAATCGCTATTTATGTTTCGACATCCAATTCCTACCTGCCTGTCACAGGAGAAGTGGGGACTTAAACCCTATACTCATGCGTTTGTCCAGGATGAGAAGTTCTACGAAGAGTGCCTATCCAGCAAGCAACGTGCATTGATCGAACGGTTGTTGAGTGAGGGCGATCCGCTTGCTTTAAGAGTCGCTGACTGGTGTTTGGAAAACTTAATTCCGTTTCGATACCTTTTAGATAATTCTGATTCAGACGCGGTAATGGCATTAACCTACGAGGAACTTTGCGGCGACTACCACAGTTTAATGAAGCAGTCATTTACGTGGGCAGGAATCGAACAAACGTGCGTTTTGAAGCCAGGCGACCCCTCAAAAACTCAGAGTAAGGAGATGAAGCAAGGTCTGTCTGCCTCAGGGAAAAAGTTCGGGTCTTGGTTAAAAACAGTGCCCAAATCCTATGTCACTGAATTGATGTCAATAACGGATCAGTTTGAGATCGACATCTATGCTGCAAACGATTCGATTCCCCGTCGCTTCATACATAACACTGGCGATTTCGAGCAATTATGTTGATCGATCGCCCTATTTGGAAGCTAAACTCCCTAGTCCGTTTTTTCCTATTGCGTATACAATATCGGAATAGAATATCGGCAAACGGTTTATCGCTCTTGTCATGGACGGCGAGTTTCCGAGTGTCTCGCTCAGGAAATGTTTGCCTTGGTAGTAAGGTCATCATTCAACCGTTTGCCGAAATACAGTGCGATGGGAAAATAAGGATAGGAAATCGTTGTGATATTAATCGGTATTCGAGATTGGTAGCCATGCAAGAGATATCAATTGGCGACAATGTCGCAATCGCCCAGTTCGTTTCAATCTTGGACCACGACCATCAATTCTCGCTTGATGACAACGGCATTTTGTCAGTCTCACGAAAATATGAATGTGGTCCGATTAGGATTGGCAACAATGTGTGGATCGGCGATAAAGTCACCATTACAAAGGATGTTAACATAGGAGACAACGTAATTATCGGAGCGAACTCGGTAGTCACTCGGGACATTCCGTCTAACTGTGTCGCGGCGGGAGTCCCCTGCAAGCCGGTTTTTCATGCCAAGACTGCAACCCAAGCATAGGCGGTACAATTACATTGCGCATTTTACAGATTGTAGCTGATGGCAGCCCCGGTGGCGGCACAACCCATGTACTGCAGGTTTTGGAGCATCATTCGGATCTTGGCGATATGATTCTTCTTACTGATGCGGGCAGTTATTTAGCGAAAAAGTCGAAATCACTTGGCCTCAACGTGATTGAGGAAAGATTGATGGGATCTCGCCTCTCTAGGGCACCAGTTCAAGCAATTCGACAAGCCTGCCGGAAGGTAGCGCCAGACATCGTTCACTGCCATGGCGGTCGCGCCTGTTTTCATTCTAGCCGTTCCGCCCACGGATTGGCTCAAGTTTACACCGTTCACGGTTTTCATTTCGCTAAGAAGAATACTTTGCCTCGGCTAGTTGGTCGACTTGTTGAGCGGTATTGCATTGGCAGGTCAAAGTTTGTCATCTATGTATGCCATTATGATCGACAGATTGCTGCAACCGATCGCTTGATGTCGACACACCATCCGCACCGTGTTATTCACAATGGAATCCCGGTGGGAGATCGAGCACATCAACTGAACTACACTGACTCAAATATCATTGGATTTGTTGGGCGACTCGTGCCTCAAAAAAACCCACTTAAATTTGTCGAGGTGATGGAGCATTTGCCTGCGTTTAATGGCATCGTTGTTGGTGATGGCGAACTTCGAAGTTCAATTGAAGCGGCAATTGATGCTCGTGAACTTCAGGGTCGAGTTCAACTTGTTGGTGCTCTAGATCAATCCGATGTCCTTAAAATTCTTCCAAAGTTTGCTTGTCTGTTAATGACGTCGGAATGGGAAGGCCTTCCGATTCTTCCGTTGGAAGCGATGAAATTAGGTATTCCCGTTGTGGCTTCGGCAGTGGGAGGGTTACCGGAGATTTTCGACACTCAAAGTACCGGGATCTTATTTAAGTCAGAACTGAGGCCCATAGACATAGCAAAGATTATTATTGATTTATTACACGATCCGTTGAAATGCCAGCAAACGGCAACTCTGGCGCATGCACGCCTCCTAGAACATTTTTCAGAAGACGCAATGATTGAAGATCTGCGACAAGTATACGATCAGCTGTGTGGAGAACGTAACCGGTGAACTTAATCGTCCCTCTCCGATGTACTTCTCGGTCATGCAACATGTGGTTGAGTGACACGCATCCTGCGTGAGGAGGTGTTGACGTCCCTGCCAATTTCGTTCAGCGAGCGATTGCTCTGTCCTGTCGGACGTGGAGCCGGCCTCGCGATCTCGGTTTGGATGGCGCGGATGCAGCCCAATGCGAAACCTGTTGCCCAATTCCTACTCCCATAACCGTGGTAACCGTTCACCAGAACCATTGTAGGCGCGGGCTTTAGGGTATTGGGTTTACCTTGCTTCCCAGTGGAGAACCCCATGACTCGAGCCGAAACCGCGAATCTTTGGACGGGGCGTTTGCAACGATTTGAGCAAGCTCAGATGACAGTTGCTCAATTCTGTGCCGCTGAAGGTGTTTCGCAGCCTTCTTTCTACAACTGGAAACGCAAACTGCGTTCGCCACGGGATCCGGAAGGTTCCGCCGTGGCCAAGTTCGTGCCCGTCTCGTTTCAAGCCACGCTGGATCGCCCCACTCCTGCGGCGAATCACGCGAGTGCGACGATTGAACTTCCCGGTGGCGTCCGCATTCGTGTC
Above is a genomic segment from Rhodopirellula bahusiensis containing:
- a CDS encoding sulfotransferase domain-containing protein, translated to MVRPNTVIVGGPKCGTSSLASYLGQHPHAFISNPKEPLYWATDYPNVTSKMPQPIDTLCKYEGLFAEAHHCSVRAEASAIYLSSDSAVRNLLQYAPEIKFIALVRNPVDLVYAYHQQMLFAHFEDEADFETAWGLQPTRVQGERVPVNCPSPELLHYRRIGSLGQQIERFFDAVPASQRIVFRFDQLVKEPRVVWRKLLDFLDLEDDGRIEFPVVNQAKSHRFRMISTMIMSPPALLQPLAGRLRTWSRTNDNAVLRLAKTALKRQAARHPLRPEFRQLLTEDFRKDTELLAKLLQCDLKEWTSA
- the tnpA gene encoding IS66 family insertion sequence element accessory protein TnpA, with product MTRAETANLWTGRLQRFEQAQMTVAQFCAAEGVSQPSFYNWKRKLRSPRDPEGSAVAKFVPVSFQATLDRPTPAANHASATIELPGGVRIRVEVPTDSQPNALRKDLA
- a CDS encoding O-antigen ligase family protein, with translation MLKRRLAIRLKSTENFLVRLLVILSHWKSIGGLTIYGHLLMPLLGVIGLFRGRITPILLLPFIAIFINAMGFLLRHELNAESLARLVQLTGCVGFCHFIAQDKSILSQRWEYVLLFLITATALLGELFVVGPDQFRNVLGRSVPRLSGTQEGVNFLAATVGFLSLLCVARRYYILAFLFVLCGVPTLSRGGLLAFLFALPFVIAPQIRWNIKHLNPSLVRKTFTYATVSVLLLYPVALLAMDLNHSLVERIDDLSTHRFNFHIAYAKIGSAHPLAGVGYFQGVESVEFVVDDSLAFRKFNEAHSIYLQVWSEFGIVSYLLFSCMITYSCRRSLATRSKDLGCLIFALISFMFLNGLSAWAFWLAIGIAIRGPEHNDT
- a CDS encoding sulfotransferase, encoding MPRPNFLLLVYYARSGSTFLASRVAQEAPSVIVLPELEFPVHLLYCDTPQERLKQMALDGRTASLNISWERLKRLAEDPANESLCSFLTELAIEYRKSVNPGLSHVAPHSILLKHGKYINAHAGVLSKSFGSYKWLSISRDPRACLSSAWNTTSIFKYRKMSNSGPLRACIRYRRFMRMITSLDEERTCSIRYEDLIGDYGQTIDGVLSFAGVERSPQSTIAYKIGRQMSAHSRIHEAPEQTRVYGWEDELPLRHRFIIEASLPDLCNDRQIANALPKMHQWRFWAISCIEYLLLDPYHFLASRLVTKEHSAHG
- a CDS encoding glycosyltransferase; amino-acid sequence: MRILQIVADGSPGGGTTHVLQVLEHHSDLGDMILLTDAGSYLAKKSKSLGLNVIEERLMGSRLSRAPVQAIRQACRKVAPDIVHCHGGRACFHSSRSAHGLAQVYTVHGFHFAKKNTLPRLVGRLVERYCIGRSKFVIYVCHYDRQIAATDRLMSTHHPHRVIHNGIPVGDRAHQLNYTDSNIIGFVGRLVPQKNPLKFVEVMEHLPAFNGIVVGDGELRSSIEAAIDARELQGRVQLVGALDQSDVLKILPKFACLLMTSEWEGLPILPLEAMKLGIPVVASAVGGLPEIFDTQSTGILFKSELRPIDIAKIIIDLLHDPLKCQQTATLAHARLLEHFSEDAMIEDLRQVYDQLCGERNR
- a CDS encoding acyltransferase: MQEISIGDNVAIAQFVSILDHDHQFSLDDNGILSVSRKYECGPIRIGNNVWIGDKVTITKDVNIGDNVIIGANSVVTRDIPSNCVAAGVPCKPVFHAKTATQA